A genomic stretch from Mya arenaria isolate MELC-2E11 chromosome 10, ASM2691426v1 includes:
- the LOC128205963 gene encoding ficolin-1-like, with translation MVLVKLFWFGQNCEEIYKNGTRLDGIYAISPDGRCPFFVYCDMTKGGWTVSQRRINGNVNFFRDWDDYVHGFGDVDGEFWLGLQKIHRLTQGGSQIYFGITNYDDTTDFAHYQTFTVHGAATKYRMNVDAYGYKGSINELFADHDNMAFSTYERDNYVHATANCAGSGGGGWWWKKCCLLGNLNGIFGKKGEGGLNYYDSSHIPIKAVEMKIKAINGTC, from the exons ATGGTTTTGGTAAAACTCTTTTGGTTTGGACAAA aCTGTGAGGAGATCTACAAAAACGGTACGCGGTTGGACGGGATTTACGCCATCTCCCCTGACGGCAGGTGCCCGTTCTTCGTCTACTGTGATATGACGAAAGGAGGCTGGACCGTCAGTCAG CGTCGAATAAACGGAAACGTCAATTTCTTCCGTGATTGGGATGATTACGTTCACGGCTTCGGTGACGTTGATGGCGAATTTTGGCTCGGTCTTCAGAAGATTCACCGTCTAACGCAAGGCGGCAGCCAGATCTATTTCGGCATTACTAACTATGACGACACGACGGACTTTGCACATTATCAGACATTTACCGTTCATGGAGCAGCCACGAAATACAGAATGAACGTTGACGCTTACGGTTACAAAGGCTCCATCAATGAACTGTTCGCCGATCACGACAACATGGCGTTCTCCACATATGAAAGAGACAACTATGTACACGCCACTGCTAACTGTGCTGGGAGCGGTGGGGGCGGATGGTGGTGGAAAAAGTGCTGCCTTCTTGGAAATCTGAATGGTATATTTGGAAAGAAGGGAGAGGGAGGATTGAACTATTATGATTCAAGCCATATTCCGATTAAAGCTGTCGAAATGAAGATAAAAGCAATAAATGGAACATGTTAA